The following coding sequences lie in one Myxococcus xanthus genomic window:
- a CDS encoding FHA domain-containing protein, with protein sequence MIRMSNGSPPARRRPPSGAPSGGTGSRPAVRRTSARPAPAPVSAAARLICIAGPKDGEEFALSEEEYVIGRATDNAICIPDTSVSRKHVMVRKSGAGWAVSDLGSGNGTLVNGDVINEETPLANGDVITLGDTELRFEDVANSTMMVGAPAPGPRPRPAASGSRGAVPPRPGPRVEGGRVRSARATAATAPTPEELKKKKLITLGVAGAVVVLFAGLGVVRMNVQKQQAVAAEEARQGKNYRERLGSLFQDAKNLVREGKWVEAKAKLEELQAEAPEYPGVADYLGHAAREIPVQEKLTAAKEALAKKELGKAGTLLASAGESQFLYEQVNATKRALSESADVRTREARKLLDENQLDMAKAITDDILVAFPEHRDAKLINEQAAQAIIVRDTPRPVVQGPAPKPWEPAVDRFRDGDMSGAVAILNACMARTPQCKKVLGQVTEFGNLYKRLEDLDARGLSKLMSLDKDITGGRPSKMARNAGTRAATIFYKGATAAKAAGQWGRAMDYSRKALQADPGHAGAANIISELKAKAKDVYLQAYSLKDGSPDEALPKFKDVVAMTPPDDEYHEKAKTWVEKLSR encoded by the coding sequence GTGATTCGCATGTCCAACGGTTCCCCTCCGGCACGCCGCCGGCCCCCTTCTGGGGCGCCCTCGGGTGGGACCGGGTCCCGTCCCGCCGTGCGCAGGACGTCCGCCCGGCCCGCGCCTGCCCCCGTCTCCGCCGCAGCCCGGCTCATTTGCATCGCTGGCCCCAAGGATGGTGAGGAGTTTGCCCTGTCCGAGGAGGAGTACGTCATCGGTCGAGCGACCGATAACGCCATCTGCATCCCGGACACCTCCGTGTCCCGCAAGCACGTCATGGTGCGGAAGTCGGGAGCGGGCTGGGCGGTGAGCGACCTGGGCTCCGGTAACGGAACGCTCGTCAACGGCGACGTCATCAACGAGGAGACGCCGCTGGCCAACGGTGACGTCATCACGTTGGGCGACACGGAGCTGCGCTTCGAGGACGTGGCCAACTCCACGATGATGGTCGGCGCGCCGGCCCCCGGTCCGCGTCCTCGTCCGGCGGCCTCTGGCAGCCGCGGCGCGGTGCCGCCCCGTCCGGGGCCTCGCGTCGAAGGTGGCCGCGTGCGCAGTGCGCGCGCGACGGCGGCCACGGCGCCTACCCCCGAGGAGCTGAAGAAGAAGAAGCTCATCACGCTGGGGGTGGCGGGCGCGGTGGTGGTGCTGTTCGCGGGCCTGGGCGTGGTGCGGATGAACGTCCAGAAGCAGCAGGCGGTCGCCGCGGAAGAAGCCCGTCAGGGCAAGAACTACCGGGAGCGGCTGGGCAGCCTGTTCCAGGACGCCAAGAACCTGGTGCGCGAGGGCAAGTGGGTCGAAGCGAAGGCGAAGCTGGAGGAGCTCCAGGCCGAGGCCCCGGAGTACCCGGGCGTGGCGGACTACCTCGGGCACGCCGCGCGGGAGATTCCCGTCCAGGAGAAGCTGACGGCGGCCAAGGAGGCCCTGGCGAAGAAGGAGCTGGGCAAGGCCGGCACGTTGCTGGCCAGCGCGGGTGAGAGCCAGTTCCTCTACGAGCAGGTGAACGCGACGAAGCGCGCGCTGTCGGAGTCCGCGGACGTGCGAACGCGCGAGGCGCGCAAGCTGCTGGATGAGAATCAGCTCGACATGGCCAAGGCCATCACCGACGACATCCTGGTGGCCTTCCCGGAGCACCGCGACGCCAAGCTCATCAACGAGCAGGCGGCGCAGGCCATCATCGTCCGTGACACGCCCAGGCCCGTGGTCCAGGGGCCGGCCCCCAAGCCGTGGGAGCCCGCCGTTGACCGCTTCCGCGACGGCGACATGTCCGGCGCTGTGGCCATCCTCAACGCGTGCATGGCGCGCACGCCGCAGTGCAAGAAGGTGCTCGGGCAGGTGACGGAGTTCGGCAACCTCTACAAGCGGCTGGAGGACCTGGACGCCCGGGGCCTGTCGAAGCTGATGTCGCTGGACAAGGACATCACCGGCGGCCGTCCCAGCAAGATGGCGCGCAACGCGGGCACGCGGGCGGCCACCATCTTCTACAAGGGCGCCACCGCGGCGAAGGCGGCGGGGCAGTGGGGCCGCGCCATGGACTACTCGCGCAAGGCGCTGCAGGCGGACCCCGGACACGCGGGCGCCGCCAACATCATCAGTGAGTTGAAGGCGAAGGCGAAGGACGTCTACCTCCAGGCCTACTCCCTGAAGGACGGGAGCCCCGACG
- a CDS encoding FHA domain-containing protein yields the protein MPILLTITQGLQQGRELTFEAAEVNIGRTSENDLVLHDHGVSRRHARIVLRGDKYFVADMGSSNGTVLNGGLLSGEQQLRDGDKIGVGPVEFTFVWVPPEGDEDATRPIRRGDPVPALDPDATRPIRLNDPIPAASGIVLPEGYPTAQQPAVAPVRPGTAAVAKAEPGAGQTAAERARRRRELAGSQAGKLLLWWGQLSKPARLGVGAVGSGLVLALVGVLAVFFMPKSEGRASGVEPEDLGFEVISDSFGVGEGVTWENPDHKSFAFQFVTPTRAVAVVHYMASGISKEEVALVVNGVDVGWVPPDVNAVTERGLEQILPPSALKRGELNSIVFDNVRNPPGRDTWRVWNLRLEIIPVPELPQDELLTKARQYVAAGASFYESRDVGAENLFKAWQQYRFAWVTLEALDTKPDIYQDVRFQLGQVATELDHKCSQLMLDFQRSVQYRNARTARAALQEMGRRFPTAEHRCHNLGLQLAYEHEL from the coding sequence GTGCCCATCCTCCTGACCATCACCCAGGGGCTCCAGCAGGGACGGGAGCTCACCTTCGAGGCGGCCGAGGTCAACATCGGCCGCACCTCGGAGAACGACCTGGTGCTGCACGACCACGGCGTGTCACGCAGGCACGCGCGCATCGTGCTTCGCGGCGACAAGTACTTCGTCGCGGACATGGGCAGCTCGAATGGCACCGTGCTCAACGGTGGGCTGCTGTCGGGTGAGCAGCAGCTGCGGGATGGGGACAAGATTGGCGTGGGCCCCGTCGAGTTCACCTTCGTCTGGGTGCCGCCGGAAGGGGACGAGGACGCCACGCGGCCCATCCGCCGGGGCGACCCTGTCCCAGCGCTCGACCCGGACGCCACCCGTCCCATCCGTCTCAACGACCCGATTCCCGCCGCGTCCGGCATCGTGCTGCCGGAGGGTTATCCCACCGCACAGCAGCCCGCGGTGGCTCCGGTGCGTCCGGGCACCGCCGCCGTGGCGAAGGCCGAGCCCGGCGCGGGGCAGACGGCGGCGGAGCGCGCACGCCGTCGCCGGGAGCTCGCGGGCAGTCAGGCGGGCAAGCTGCTCCTGTGGTGGGGGCAGCTGTCGAAGCCAGCGCGTCTGGGCGTGGGCGCGGTTGGAAGCGGCCTGGTGTTGGCGCTGGTGGGCGTGCTGGCCGTCTTCTTCATGCCCAAGAGCGAAGGCCGGGCGTCCGGCGTGGAGCCGGAGGACCTGGGCTTCGAGGTGATTTCAGACTCGTTCGGGGTGGGTGAGGGCGTGACGTGGGAGAACCCGGACCACAAGTCGTTCGCCTTCCAGTTCGTCACTCCGACGCGGGCGGTGGCCGTGGTCCACTACATGGCCAGTGGCATCTCCAAGGAGGAGGTGGCGCTGGTCGTCAACGGCGTGGACGTGGGCTGGGTGCCGCCGGACGTGAATGCGGTGACGGAGCGCGGGCTGGAGCAGATTCTCCCGCCCTCCGCGTTGAAGCGGGGCGAGCTCAACTCCATCGTCTTCGACAATGTCCGCAACCCACCGGGGCGGGACACCTGGCGCGTGTGGAACCTGCGCCTGGAAATCATCCCGGTGCCGGAGCTGCCGCAAGACGAGCTCTTGACCAAGGCGCGTCAGTACGTGGCCGCGGGCGCCAGTTTCTATGAGTCGCGCGACGTCGGCGCGGAGAACCTCTTCAAGGCGTGGCAGCAGTACCGCTTCGCTTGGGTGACGCTGGAGGCACTGGACACCAAGCCTGACATCTATCAGGACGTGCGTTTCCAACTCGGCCAGGTTGCAACCGAGCTGGACCACAAGTGCAGCCAGCTGATGCTCGATTTCCAACGCAGCGTACAGTACCGGAATGCGCGGACGGCTCGGGCCGCGTTGCAGGAAATGGGTCGACGCTTCCCTACGGCCGAGCATCGCTGCCACAATCTAGGTTTGCAGTTGGCTTACGAGCACGAGCTGTAG
- a CDS encoding type II secretion system F family protein: MDDVLTPMLIGSSALLFAGAVGFLGLGLYQTMLERFLSEVRDESTGGMKGFGSVAIRRLGAMNRRFMWPGYEAKARRNLIKAGEPQAYKPEDIMALQEVSAVMGLIMGLILLNGFGVSLVWSPLFLLFGMYYPLMWLNDQVKKRHLLISRALPYSLDLLTLSVEAGLDFTAALAKVVEKGKAGPLREELQLVLKQLKMGKTREEGLKSMIVRVDLPPLTTFVTALIQADKMGTSLGKVLRIQSTQMRIDRTQRAEKLAGEAPVKMLFPLIACIFPTVFMVLFGPIVFQFMFGNVAG, encoded by the coding sequence GTGGACGATGTCCTGACGCCAATGTTGATCGGCAGCTCGGCGCTCCTCTTCGCGGGCGCCGTGGGTTTCCTGGGCCTGGGGCTGTACCAGACGATGCTGGAGCGCTTCCTGTCGGAGGTCCGTGACGAGTCCACGGGCGGCATGAAGGGCTTCGGCTCGGTGGCCATCCGCCGCCTGGGCGCGATGAACCGCCGCTTCATGTGGCCCGGCTACGAGGCCAAGGCGCGCCGCAACCTCATCAAGGCGGGCGAGCCGCAGGCGTACAAGCCCGAGGACATCATGGCGCTGCAGGAAGTCAGCGCGGTGATGGGCCTCATCATGGGCCTCATCCTGCTCAACGGCTTCGGCGTGAGCCTGGTGTGGTCGCCGCTGTTCCTGCTCTTCGGCATGTACTACCCGCTGATGTGGCTGAACGACCAGGTGAAGAAGCGCCACCTGCTCATCAGCCGCGCGCTGCCCTACAGCCTGGACCTGCTGACGCTGTCGGTGGAAGCCGGCCTGGACTTCACCGCGGCACTGGCCAAGGTGGTGGAGAAGGGCAAGGCCGGTCCGCTGCGCGAGGAACTGCAACTGGTGCTCAAGCAGCTGAAGATGGGCAAGACGCGTGAAGAGGGCCTCAAGAGCATGATTGTCCGCGTGGACCTGCCGCCGCTGACCACCTTCGTCACCGCGCTCATCCAGGCGGACAAGATGGGGACCAGCTTGGGCAAGGTGCTGCGCATCCAGTCCACGCAGATGCGCATCGACCGCACCCAGCGCGCGGAGAAGCTGGCCGGTGAGGCGCCGGTGAAGATGCTCTTCCCGCTCATCGCGTGCATCTTCCCCACGGTGTTCATGGTGCTGTTCGGGCCCATCGTGTTCCAGTTCATGTTCGGAAACGTCGCGGGGTAG
- a CDS encoding type II secretion system F family protein: protein MLAGIVLLLVTGSVFFFSLVIFSVLSKAYEQYQERYVAKSMNDLSDMFLFIDPRQMLILNIACMCLLGILSYIIFNPILAVVATVFGFFLPMLMVKHYRKRRIKKFNVQLVDALQAMANAFKAGLTFPQAIEHVAREAMPPLSQEFGLFVKEVKLGVPLEEALINMGRRVGSDDLELVVVSTNIARQLGGNMAEMFETISTVIRERFRLEGKIDALTSQGKLQGWIVAAMPGVLGMVLNYMRPDLMEPMMDHIFGWILVIIIAIMEVMGILIIRRIVNIDI from the coding sequence ATGCTTGCTGGAATCGTCCTCCTCCTCGTCACCGGCTCGGTCTTCTTCTTCAGCCTGGTGATCTTCAGCGTCCTGTCGAAGGCGTATGAGCAGTACCAGGAGCGCTACGTCGCCAAGTCGATGAACGACTTGAGCGACATGTTCCTCTTCATCGATCCACGCCAGATGTTGATCCTCAACATCGCGTGCATGTGCTTGTTGGGGATCCTGTCGTACATCATCTTCAACCCCATCCTGGCGGTGGTGGCCACGGTGTTCGGCTTCTTCCTGCCGATGCTGATGGTCAAGCACTACCGGAAGCGGCGCATCAAGAAGTTCAACGTGCAGTTGGTGGACGCGCTGCAGGCCATGGCCAACGCCTTCAAGGCCGGTCTCACGTTCCCCCAGGCCATCGAGCACGTGGCGCGCGAGGCGATGCCGCCGCTGTCGCAGGAGTTCGGGCTCTTCGTGAAGGAAGTGAAGCTGGGTGTTCCGCTGGAGGAGGCGCTCATCAACATGGGCCGCCGCGTGGGCAGTGACGACCTGGAGCTGGTCGTCGTGTCCACCAACATCGCCCGTCAGCTCGGCGGCAACATGGCCGAGATGTTCGAGACGATCTCCACGGTGATCCGCGAGCGCTTCCGTCTAGAGGGCAAGATCGACGCGCTCACCTCGCAGGGCAAGCTGCAGGGGTGGATCGTCGCGGCGATGCCCGGTGTGCTCGGCATGGTGCTCAACTACATGCGGCCCGACCTGATGGAGCCGATGATGGACCACATCTTCGGTTGGATCCTCGTGATCATCATCGCCATCATGGAAGTGATGGGCATCCTCATCATCCGGCGCATCGTCAACATCGATATCTGA
- the cpaB gene encoding Flp pilus assembly protein CpaB, with product MLKGKTPLVVALVLGLLAGVIAYSAIKKKEADVRRGWNLVPVVVAAQDVPEGTVITFEMISQRSVPEQFVTSSVVRPDSATYIVNQKVLVALQAGDPLLWSQFETTKAAERLSSKVQKKARALTIEAKHTTSVGGWIRPNDHVDVIGTFRDPQTDENVAVTLLQNVIVVATGKITGTTNVNLIPENQREYNNISLMVLPEEAEILVLAVELGQLTLSLRNEDDVDLIEERGRATISTLLSGERTRVLEQKRREIIQIIKGGAERAAGAGAP from the coding sequence ATGCTGAAGGGCAAGACTCCGCTCGTCGTCGCGCTTGTGCTGGGCCTGTTGGCCGGCGTCATCGCGTATTCCGCCATCAAGAAGAAGGAGGCGGATGTCCGCCGCGGATGGAACCTGGTGCCCGTCGTCGTGGCGGCGCAGGACGTCCCTGAAGGCACGGTCATCACCTTCGAGATGATCTCCCAGCGCTCCGTGCCGGAGCAGTTCGTGACGTCCTCCGTGGTGCGTCCGGACTCCGCGACCTACATCGTGAACCAGAAGGTGCTGGTCGCGCTGCAGGCGGGTGATCCGCTGCTGTGGAGCCAGTTCGAGACGACCAAGGCCGCCGAGCGGCTGTCGTCGAAGGTGCAGAAGAAGGCGCGCGCCCTCACCATCGAGGCGAAGCACACCACGTCGGTGGGCGGCTGGATTCGCCCCAATGACCACGTGGACGTCATTGGCACCTTCCGCGACCCGCAGACGGACGAGAACGTCGCCGTGACGCTGCTTCAGAACGTCATCGTGGTGGCCACGGGCAAGATCACCGGTACCACCAACGTGAACCTCATCCCGGAGAACCAGCGCGAGTACAACAACATCTCGCTGATGGTGCTGCCGGAAGAGGCCGAAATCCTGGTGCTCGCGGTGGAGCTCGGCCAGCTGACGCTCAGCCTCCGCAACGAGGACGACGTGGACCTCATCGAGGAGCGTGGCCGCGCGACCATCAGCACGCTGCTGTCGGGTGAGCGCACCCGCGTGCTGGAGCAGAAGCGCCGCGAAATCATCCAAATCATCAAGGGCGGTGCCGAGCGGGCCGCGGGCGCTGGCGCGCCGTGA
- a CDS encoding TadE/TadG family type IV pilus assembly protein, with translation MRARLQMRSRSRGAATVEFALSVPLLVMILMFSMYLTELVRAKLKLQEAARYAVWEMTSYALSDFANGKHDDAFEDARREAHEEFVERFKDMDSVEPNGTGGNFIARYTDVTATITNKEIALLESGMLSRPSTSEGGGLAGAILSPLNNGMGWVLNQWGFNNKGWVESEVEMNYENTILPTRYLDKSGGNGGFFKENMMGGRDLGSLRLKSKYSMYANGWHMPDGGDAIIRGRRAGQHTGGSLSQPHGLYRQVDRMVFLGFASTLDSLGIGAILDVVASVLPNFLGTFVVSRNYGVGASQKGDCTGLAQYDAKASSGLHVMHKRSLKLTDHERPNCFDTAPFRDEMTYANSNYIKVFNARGEFYMGCKRAMADDPTDPDARPESTQNDEQDLKIPCE, from the coding sequence ATGCGTGCCCGTCTCCAAATGCGCTCGCGCTCAAGAGGTGCCGCCACGGTCGAGTTCGCGCTCTCCGTGCCGCTCCTCGTGATGATTCTGATGTTCAGCATGTACCTCACGGAGTTGGTGAGGGCGAAGCTCAAGCTCCAGGAGGCGGCGCGCTACGCCGTCTGGGAGATGACGAGCTACGCGCTCTCCGACTTCGCGAACGGGAAGCACGACGACGCCTTCGAGGACGCCCGCCGGGAGGCCCACGAGGAGTTCGTCGAGCGCTTCAAGGACATGGACTCGGTGGAGCCCAACGGCACCGGCGGCAACTTCATTGCCCGCTACACGGACGTGACGGCGACCATCACCAACAAGGAGATCGCGCTTCTCGAAAGCGGGATGCTCAGCCGCCCGAGTACCAGCGAAGGAGGCGGCCTGGCGGGCGCCATCCTCAGCCCCTTGAACAACGGCATGGGATGGGTTTTGAACCAGTGGGGCTTCAACAACAAGGGCTGGGTCGAATCCGAAGTCGAGATGAACTACGAGAACACCATCCTGCCGACGCGGTACCTCGACAAGAGCGGTGGCAACGGCGGCTTCTTCAAAGAGAACATGATGGGCGGGCGCGACCTGGGCAGCCTGCGGCTCAAGTCGAAGTACTCCATGTACGCCAACGGCTGGCACATGCCGGACGGCGGTGACGCCATCATCCGTGGCCGCCGCGCCGGTCAGCATACCGGTGGTTCCCTCAGCCAGCCCCACGGCCTCTACCGCCAGGTGGACCGGATGGTGTTCCTGGGCTTCGCCTCCACGTTGGACAGCCTGGGCATCGGCGCCATCCTGGATGTGGTCGCCTCGGTGCTCCCCAACTTCCTGGGGACCTTCGTGGTGTCCCGGAACTACGGCGTGGGCGCCTCGCAGAAGGGGGACTGCACCGGCCTTGCCCAGTATGATGCGAAGGCCAGCAGCGGCCTCCACGTCATGCACAAGCGCAGCCTCAAGCTGACCGACCACGAACGGCCCAACTGCTTCGACACCGCGCCGTTCCGTGACGAGATGACGTACGCGAACAGCAACTACATCAAGGTCTTCAACGCGCGCGGCGAGTTCTACATGGGGTGCAAGCGGGCCATGGCGGATGACCCGACCGACCCGGATGCCCGCCCGGAGTCCACGCAGAATGACGAGCAAGACCTCAAGATTCCCTGCGAGTAG